One segment of Ziziphus jujuba cultivar Dongzao chromosome 12, ASM3175591v1 DNA contains the following:
- the LOC107429140 gene encoding non-functional NADPH-dependent codeinone reductase 2 translates to MLTPNEFQLKMPVAPLGSSGKTIPILGFGTAEYPFGNFEAVKQSVLYAIKLGHRHFDTAAIYQSEKPLGEAISEALRLGLIKSRRELFITSKLWSSDTHHDLVLPAMRKTLMNLGLEYLDLYLIHFPASLNPGVDEVPFDKEDIMAMDMVPVWKAMEECQNLGLTKSIGVSNFTCKRLEELLAIASIPPAVNQVEINPHWQQKKLREYCTEKGIHVTAFSPLGARGTPWGSNRVMQCQILNEIAETKGKTVAQVCLRWVYEQGVSLVVKSFKEERIAENLDILDWKLTAEELRKISQIRQKRGLLAEQYVSENGPYKSTMEIWDNEI, encoded by the exons atgcttactCCAAATGAATTTCAGTTGAAAATGCCAGTGGCACCATTAGGTTCATCAGGAAAAACCATTCCTATTTTAGGGTTTGGAACAGCTGAATACCCTTTTGGAAACTTTGAAGCTGTGAAACAATCTGTCCTTTATGCAATCAAACTCGGTCATCGTCACTTCGATACTGCAGCCATTTACCAATCTGAGAAGCCTCTTGGCGAAGCAATCTCGGAAGCTTTGAGGCTTGGATTGATCAAATCGCGCCGAGAATTGTTTATCACTTCAAAGCTTTGGTCCAGTGATACACACCATGACCTTGTTCTTCCTGCTATGCGTAAAACTCtcat GAATCTGGGATTGGAGTATCTTGATCTGTATCTAATCCattttccagcaagtttaaaccCGGGTGTTGATGAGGTACCTTTTGACAAAGAAGATATTATGGCCATGGACATGGTTCCTGTTTGGAAAGCCATGGAAGAGTGTCAGAATCTTGGCCTTACAAAGTCTATAGGAGTAAGTAATTTCACATGTAAGAGGCTAGAGGAATTGCTTGCCATTGCCTCGATCCCTCCTGCTGTTAATCAA GTGGAAATCAACCCACATTGGCAACAAAAAAAGCTAAGGGAGTACTGTACAGAAAAGGGGATACATGTTACAGCTTTCTCACCTTTGGGGGCTAGAGGAACTCCTTGGGGAAGTAATCGCGTTATGCAATGTCAAATTTTGAATGAGATTGCTGAAACCAAGGGAAAGACAGTTGCTCAG GTTTGTTTAAGATGGGTTTATGAGCAAGGAGTAAGTCTCGTGGTGAAAAGTTTCAAAGAGGAAAGGATTGCAGAAAACCTTGACATATTAGATTGGAAGCTTACTGCAGAGGAGTTGAGGAAGATAAGTCAGATTCGACAGAAGAGAGGTCTTTTGGCTGAGCAATACGTCTCAGAAAATGGTCCTTACAAGTCCACCATGGAGATTTGGGACAATGAGATCTAA